A genome region from Blautia coccoides includes the following:
- the hutH gene encoding histidine ammonia-lyase, with translation MQTVVITGETLTLDELAAVCRFDALVELDTEAVERIRASRKIIDDFVEREEVVYGVTTGFGKFSDVVISKEDCVQLQKNVIMTHAVGAGEAFPTEVVRGIILLRLNNLAKGFSGARLETVETLVSMLNKHLHPVIPQKGSLGASGDLAPLSHMVLPMMGMGLAEYEGRIYPGRKAMEKAGIPVINLHEKEGIALINGTQVMTAVGALTVYDSIRLIKYGDIAAALTFEALNGITTALKPQVHLTRPHKGQIDTARILNELLEGSEMTTEQGELRVQDPYTLRCLPQIHGASKNALNYIIEQIEVEMNSVTDNPIIFPQTQEVISGGNFHGQPMALTFDFLGIAVAELADVAERRIERLVNPALNYGLPAFLVEGGGLNSGYMIVQYCAAALVSENKILAHPACVDSIPSSANQEDHVSMGTISARTARDIADHVRRVLAMEILCACQAIDLRIQSQAGKKGALGKGTKAAYDMVRSRIPFYDKDRELYPEINTCEELLADDSLIKAVETACGPIIF, from the coding sequence ATGCAAACAGTAGTAATCACAGGAGAAACCTTAACCCTGGATGAATTGGCAGCAGTCTGCCGTTTTGACGCTTTGGTGGAATTGGACACTGAGGCAGTGGAGCGCATCCGTGCTTCCAGAAAAATCATTGATGACTTCGTAGAGCGGGAAGAAGTGGTATATGGTGTCACCACCGGATTTGGAAAATTCAGTGATGTAGTCATTTCCAAAGAAGACTGTGTACAACTCCAGAAAAACGTGATCATGACCCATGCCGTAGGTGCCGGCGAAGCATTTCCCACAGAAGTGGTCCGCGGCATTATCCTGCTTCGTTTAAACAACCTGGCCAAAGGTTTTTCCGGGGCTCGCCTGGAGACAGTGGAAACCCTTGTGTCCATGCTGAATAAACATCTGCATCCTGTCATTCCCCAGAAAGGTTCCCTGGGCGCCAGCGGTGATCTGGCTCCCCTCTCCCACATGGTGCTTCCTATGATGGGCATGGGACTTGCAGAGTATGAAGGCCGTATTTATCCCGGTAGAAAAGCCATGGAAAAAGCGGGGATCCCTGTCATCAATCTCCATGAAAAAGAGGGGATCGCACTCATCAACGGCACACAGGTCATGACCGCTGTGGGAGCCCTCACAGTCTATGATTCCATCCGCCTGATAAAATACGGAGACATTGCGGCAGCCCTCACCTTTGAAGCGCTGAATGGTATCACCACAGCGCTGAAGCCCCAGGTTCATCTCACCCGTCCCCACAAAGGACAGATCGACACCGCGCGCATTTTAAATGAGCTCCTGGAAGGAAGCGAAATGACCACCGAGCAGGGAGAACTGCGTGTGCAGGACCCGTATACCCTGCGCTGCCTGCCCCAGATCCATGGCGCCTCCAAAAATGCTTTAAATTATATTATTGAGCAGATTGAGGTGGAGATGAATTCTGTGACCGACAACCCTATCATATTCCCTCAGACCCAGGAAGTTATCTCCGGCGGAAACTTCCACGGACAACCCATGGCTCTCACCTTTGATTTCCTGGGGATCGCAGTGGCTGAACTGGCAGATGTGGCAGAGCGCCGCATAGAGCGGCTTGTGAATCCGGCTCTCAACTATGGCCTCCCCGCATTTCTGGTGGAGGGCGGAGGACTGAATTCCGGCTATATGATCGTGCAATACTGCGCCGCTGCTCTGGTATCTGAAAATAAAATACTGGCTCATCCGGCCTGTGTGGACAGCATCCCCTCTTCTGCCAACCAGGAAGACCATGTATCCATGGGTACTATTTCTGCCAGAACAGCCCGGGATATTGCGGATCATGTCCGCCGTGTACTGGCCATGGAGATCCTCTGCGCCTGCCAGGCTATTGATTTAAGAATCCAGTCCCAGGCAGGCAAAAAAGGCGCGCTTGGAAAGGGAACAAAAGCAGCCTATGACATGGTGCGGAGCAGAATCCCCTTCTATGACAAAGACCGGGAGCTTTACCCTGAAATCAATACCTGTGAAGAATTGCTTGCTGATGACAGCCTGATCAAAGCAGTGGAGACTGCCTGCGGCCCGATCATCTTTTAA
- a CDS encoding tetratricopeptide repeat protein: MKITVRFLGKPEIIRDGVRVVIPQKKIQALLLYLLFNESCSRDELVSLFWEEQKEESARRNLRNSLYKLRTLLGDGVLVTMGKEYIKLDPKVELVRDTDVFLTDNAEKYLLQMENCCFLDKFHLKNCAGFEKWVTSIQNVYEKLFVDRFLPAMKKCMEREDYTAAEGYARKILLLDPYRETACCALMQIYAARRDYNRAVLVYTGFAESLLSDVGVEPEQHTKDQYEKILLMRKRRQEEGDGSLYGGHLQAVAELTKEYLKYSRREDADICMLCGSIGMGKTMVLKTFIESMENAKVISVEFQVSDQQVAYLAVEKVMEQICDRCRIALPQEIPESLGGHSDICYRNRMEMLMKSVRRKEGKYILLLRNMESVDEHSLNLLISCFFERYRRDFFILMEYCPNFQAQPQLLARLEAVSRVRVVRLPHLTEEEGRAYLVDALGEKFPEKLSSHSIYEYTGGNLRFLKDVVENIRQGTEEYFQFLPDTERAMERLFSGFCQEEYEYLEYLSVMEHGTDVQQLGSMLEESPVKVMKILDFLMRRRLLAETDAGKHRMLKIREKMVRDMIYGRISRFKRLELHKLAIRYYTEIYQRNKSEYFYLSELRYHYSFTDCEYEKLYYNIMDLQYVLDYYDEFFPTVVNDEDTRKSMRLDRERIYQDMEEYTQHLEAMEDDVDFRDYEELHMVLDFLAGRSLTRDGKREQGIVYIRKMMSRAGELDRIDMLLKGYVELICYGLKEGSVEWMEKYIEEAKSIEDLEAYARERGVLLRLEGYCNIQKGEYERAEKLLRSSIQLFESPKMKRANYFNVAGAYDYLALIYRRRGEYEKAGKIMEKAICLCREKRVIKSLDLFYEDYGYILYLQGNYEEAERYFKKSARIYDEFGTYWLRSVGECCMSIIALSRHEEDKALEHFRMAEIFSQKDMTAEELKMLEETRASLRAAKVLR, translated from the coding sequence ATGAAAATAACGGTTCGTTTTCTGGGAAAGCCGGAGATCATCAGGGATGGTGTCCGGGTAGTGATCCCGCAGAAAAAGATTCAGGCATTGCTTTTGTATCTGCTTTTCAATGAGAGCTGTTCCAGGGATGAACTGGTATCCCTGTTCTGGGAGGAGCAAAAGGAGGAGAGTGCCAGGCGGAATCTGAGAAACAGTCTGTATAAGCTTCGGACTTTGTTGGGAGACGGTGTCCTGGTGACCATGGGAAAGGAATATATTAAGCTGGATCCAAAAGTAGAACTGGTCAGGGATACAGATGTCTTTCTTACGGACAATGCAGAGAAATATCTGCTGCAGATGGAAAACTGCTGTTTTTTAGATAAGTTTCATCTGAAAAACTGTGCCGGATTTGAAAAGTGGGTCACCAGTATCCAGAATGTATATGAAAAACTGTTTGTGGACCGTTTTCTTCCGGCTATGAAAAAATGTATGGAGAGAGAGGATTACACAGCCGCAGAGGGCTATGCGAGAAAAATTCTTCTGTTGGACCCTTATCGGGAGACAGCCTGCTGTGCACTGATGCAGATTTACGCGGCCAGAAGGGATTACAACAGAGCAGTTCTGGTCTATACGGGATTTGCGGAGAGCCTGCTAAGTGATGTGGGTGTGGAACCGGAACAGCACACAAAAGACCAGTATGAGAAAATTCTGCTCATGCGGAAACGGCGTCAGGAAGAAGGGGACGGCAGTCTCTACGGAGGGCATCTGCAGGCAGTGGCAGAGCTTACCAAGGAGTATCTGAAATATAGCCGCAGGGAGGACGCAGATATCTGTATGCTCTGCGGAAGTATAGGAATGGGAAAGACCATGGTCCTCAAAACCTTTATTGAAAGCATGGAAAATGCAAAGGTTATCTCCGTGGAATTCCAGGTGTCCGATCAGCAGGTGGCATATCTGGCGGTGGAGAAGGTGATGGAACAGATATGTGACCGGTGCCGCATAGCACTCCCCCAGGAAATTCCTGAATCATTGGGAGGCCACAGCGATATCTGCTATAGGAACCGCATGGAGATGCTGATGAAATCTGTGAGAAGGAAGGAGGGCAAATATATTCTGCTGCTCAGAAATATGGAATCTGTGGATGAACACAGCCTCAATCTGCTCATCTCCTGTTTTTTTGAGCGGTACAGGAGAGACTTCTTCATTTTAATGGAATACTGCCCTAATTTTCAGGCACAGCCCCAGCTTTTGGCACGTCTGGAAGCTGTCTCCCGGGTCAGGGTGGTGAGACTCCCCCATCTGACAGAGGAGGAGGGCAGGGCCTATCTGGTGGATGCGCTGGGAGAAAAATTTCCGGAAAAACTATCCTCCCACAGTATCTATGAGTATACAGGGGGAAACCTGAGATTTCTGAAAGATGTGGTGGAAAATATACGCCAGGGGACAGAAGAATATTTTCAGTTTCTTCCAGATACGGAAAGGGCAATGGAACGGCTGTTTTCCGGATTCTGCCAGGAGGAGTATGAATATCTGGAGTATTTGTCCGTGATGGAGCATGGAACAGATGTGCAGCAGCTTGGCAGCATGCTGGAAGAATCCCCTGTGAAGGTGATGAAGATCCTTGATTTTCTCATGCGCAGAAGACTGCTTGCGGAGACCGATGCGGGGAAACACAGAATGCTGAAGATTCGGGAAAAAATGGTGCGTGATATGATCTATGGACGGATCTCCCGCTTTAAACGCCTGGAGCTTCATAAACTGGCGATCCGGTATTATACAGAAATATATCAGAGGAATAAAAGTGAATATTTTTATCTGTCTGAGCTGCGGTATCATTACAGTTTTACGGACTGTGAGTATGAAAAGCTCTATTATAATATTATGGATCTGCAGTATGTACTGGACTATTATGATGAATTTTTTCCTACTGTGGTCAATGATGAGGATACAAGGAAGAGTATGAGACTTGACAGGGAAAGGATTTATCAGGATATGGAGGAGTATACCCAGCACCTGGAAGCCATGGAGGACGATGTGGATTTCCGGGATTACGAGGAGCTGCATATGGTGCTGGATTTCCTTGCCGGGCGTTCTCTTACAAGGGACGGCAAGCGTGAGCAGGGAATCGTGTATATCCGGAAGATGATGAGCCGTGCCGGTGAGCTGGATCGGATAGATATGCTCCTCAAAGGTTATGTGGAATTGATCTGCTACGGCCTGAAGGAAGGCAGCGTAGAGTGGATGGAAAAGTATATAGAAGAAGCGAAATCCATCGAGGATCTGGAGGCCTATGCCAGGGAACGAGGCGTACTTCTGCGTCTGGAGGGTTACTGCAATATTCAAAAGGGAGAGTATGAAAGAGCGGAAAAGCTGCTTCGCTCATCCATCCAGCTCTTTGAAAGTCCTAAAATGAAGCGGGCCAATTACTTTAATGTGGCGGGTGCCTATGACTATCTGGCCCTTATTTACAGGCGGCGGGGAGAATATGAAAAGGCCGGAAAGATCATGGAGAAGGCCATCTGTCTCTGCCGGGAAAAGCGGGTGATCAAAAGCCTGGATCTGTTCTATGAAGATTACGGCTATATTTTATATCTGCAGGGAAACTATGAGGAGGCAGAGCGGTATTTTAAAAAGAGCGCCAGGATCTACGATGAATTCGGCACCTATTGGCTCCGCTCTGTGGGGGAGTGCTGTATGTCCATTATTGCCCTGTCCAGACATGAGGAGGACAAGGCTCTGGAACACTTCCGTATGGCGGAAATCTTTTCGCAGAAGGATATGACAGCGGAGGAGCTGAAGATGCTGGAGGAGACAAGGGCCAGTCTCAGGGCAGCAAAAGTGCTGCGGTAA
- a CDS encoding cache domain-containing sensor histidine kinase codes for MFLRIKKRMKDMRIFNKMFLSCLLVTLLISLISGGITYYIASGIILKKTVMQTEETIKQISENYDSFMKLIYNKLDYLSFNPTVQEELIYGKPGEDEEGYYSGTRKLKRLMVQMFNSIHMEDMEIYGENGKEYFCSILYQAPDLPNTEELKQTARERMGAIVCVNDIGTSGSLQVVKEIKDILSMQSLGILRTSIRLSALERIQHNVDFASSGKIILLDDNNEIILGEPSELTDRADDLFVKWDDSFRYEIDNAPYQVVYQVSEYTGWKTIGILPDKEISKSIMPLQTGTAVAAVLGILLSLALSVIMSYLLVRPITSTVGALKKFSKGDFKVRLEEERKDEFGEMNQVFNSTIQKVEKLLEEIAHSRVLNKEMEFKALQAQINPHFLYNALDTINWMAHKEGKDDICDMITAVSSLLRISISNKEAVFTVEKELRYVKDYLYIQKTRYRDRFEVIFDIEPEIYGQLIPKLTIQPLVENAIVHSVEVSREKAELTVEGHREGETVFIRVSDTGVGMTEETRKALLAEPGGADRQDINTAHTGLGVYAVHQRLKYLFGEGYGLTIQSSPGKGTCITIRIPFQMSTDEVYARAENLVERGPEDGFESSDS; via the coding sequence ATGTTTTTGCGAATAAAAAAAAGAATGAAGGATATGCGGATTTTTAACAAAATGTTTCTTTCCTGTCTGCTGGTCACTCTGTTGATCTCTCTGATCTCAGGAGGAATAACATATTATATCGCGTCGGGAATCATCTTAAAAAAGACGGTGATGCAGACAGAGGAGACCATTAAGCAGATTTCGGAGAACTATGATTCCTTCATGAAATTGATTTATAATAAGCTGGATTACCTGTCCTTTAATCCCACGGTGCAGGAGGAATTGATCTATGGCAAACCGGGGGAGGATGAGGAGGGCTATTACAGCGGAACCAGAAAATTAAAACGGCTGATGGTACAGATGTTCAACAGCATCCATATGGAAGATATGGAGATATACGGAGAAAATGGAAAGGAATATTTCTGCTCTATTCTCTATCAGGCACCTGATCTGCCGAATACGGAGGAATTAAAGCAGACAGCCCGGGAACGTATGGGAGCTATTGTATGCGTCAACGATATCGGCACCAGCGGCAGCCTGCAGGTGGTGAAAGAAATCAAAGATATTCTCTCCATGCAGTCTTTGGGAATCCTGCGCACCTCCATCCGCCTGTCGGCACTGGAGCGCATTCAGCACAATGTGGATTTTGCGTCCTCAGGAAAGATCATCCTTCTGGATGACAATAATGAGATCATACTGGGGGAGCCGTCAGAGCTGACAGACCGGGCAGATGATCTGTTTGTAAAGTGGGATGATTCTTTCAGGTATGAGATCGACAATGCCCCTTACCAGGTGGTATATCAGGTCTCTGAGTATACAGGCTGGAAAACCATAGGGATCCTTCCGGACAAAGAGATCAGTAAATCCATCATGCCTCTGCAGACCGGAACGGCTGTGGCGGCTGTTCTGGGTATTTTACTGAGTCTCGCCCTGTCAGTCATCATGTCGTATCTTCTTGTCCGTCCTATTACAAGTACAGTGGGGGCTTTGAAAAAATTTTCAAAAGGTGATTTTAAGGTCCGCCTGGAGGAGGAGCGGAAGGACGAATTCGGAGAGATGAACCAGGTGTTCAACTCTACCATTCAAAAAGTGGAAAAGCTGCTGGAGGAGATCGCGCACAGCCGTGTTCTGAATAAAGAAATGGAATTTAAGGCATTGCAGGCACAGATCAATCCCCATTTTCTGTACAATGCCCTGGATACTATCAACTGGATGGCACATAAAGAAGGGAAGGATGACATATGCGATATGATCACTGCAGTCAGCAGCCTGCTCCGTATCAGCATCAGCAACAAGGAGGCTGTCTTTACTGTGGAAAAGGAACTGAGATATGTGAAGGATTACCTCTATATACAGAAGACACGGTACCGTGACCGTTTTGAAGTCATCTTTGACATAGAGCCGGAGATTTACGGGCAGCTTATTCCAAAGCTTACCATACAGCCGCTGGTGGAAAATGCCATTGTCCACAGTGTTGAGGTGAGCAGAGAGAAGGCGGAGCTTACAGTTGAGGGGCACAGGGAAGGGGAAACAGTGTTCATTCGTGTGTCAGATACAGGTGTGGGAATGACGGAGGAGACAAGAAAGGCACTGCTTGCGGAGCCGGGAGGCGCTGACAGGCAGGATATCAATACGGCTCACACGGGACTGGGCGTCTATGCTGTACATCAGAGACTGAAATATCTGTTTGGGGAAGGGTATGGGCTGACTATCCAGTCAAGCCCCGGCAAAGGGACTTGTATCACCATACGGATACCCTTCCAAATGAGTACAGATGAAGTATACGCCAGGGCGGAAAATTTAGTGGAGAGGGGACCTGAAGATGGATTTGAAAGTTCTGATTCTTGA
- a CDS encoding response regulator, whose amino-acid sequence MDLKVLILDDEYIILDGLCSFPWETYGCCVVGSAEDGAEGLELAAKHHPDIILSDIKMPGMNGLEFSEQVKKDNPDTEIILLTGYDNFSFAQQALRIGVCEYLLKPVNFREMHAVVEKVCSRIRLRNKQKKDYSEMRRRYQQTLPMVRSKLISDLIYGRLRDQRDMAVRMELLGIRMEQYVFVYARIQNTGSGQTADLEPGLYDFVVCNICEESLRQTSVQVYSETDTLGYCFLVVYPKSMDSRDCVSHCVQACEEIQKNMKDITMGDISFGISLAQTDPYSVNMSYKQAVEACEQCVYMGEDSSILEYTDVADVRMNTWNITEGERKRLFSEVARGNIETAKNFAGQIFEGCDDLDVMRYAAMELLISCFQYLGHESQRFRSAVEKTSVLTESIEKMYSCHSRRDLLEYLKKSISFLADQNRGVKLDRNQQTAQRILKYIEEHYREDLSLDSLAEYFKISKTYINRLLKNNTGKSFLEILLDCRLVKAEQLISENRYKIYEVAEMVGYHDLSYFIRVFKKKYGVTPNVYRRI is encoded by the coding sequence ATGGATTTGAAAGTTCTGATTCTTGACGATGAATATATTATACTGGACGGATTGTGTTCCTTCCCTTGGGAGACCTACGGCTGCTGTGTGGTGGGAAGCGCTGAGGATGGGGCAGAAGGCTTGGAACTTGCGGCGAAACACCACCCGGATATTATCCTGAGCGATATTAAAATGCCGGGCATGAACGGTCTGGAATTCTCAGAGCAGGTGAAAAAGGACAACCCGGATACAGAGATCATCCTACTGACAGGGTATGACAATTTTTCTTTTGCCCAGCAGGCACTGCGCATCGGAGTCTGTGAGTATCTGCTCAAACCCGTGAACTTCAGGGAGATGCATGCAGTCGTTGAAAAGGTCTGCAGCCGTATCCGACTGCGCAATAAACAAAAAAAAGATTATTCCGAGATGCGCAGGAGATATCAACAGACGCTGCCCATGGTGAGGAGCAAGCTCATCTCGGATCTGATATATGGCAGACTCCGGGATCAGAGAGATATGGCTGTGCGTATGGAGCTTCTCGGCATCAGAATGGAACAGTATGTCTTTGTCTACGCCCGCATTCAGAATACCGGAAGCGGGCAGACAGCCGATTTGGAGCCGGGGCTGTATGATTTTGTAGTATGCAATATCTGTGAGGAATCTCTGAGGCAGACCAGCGTACAGGTATATTCTGAGACGGATACCCTGGGATACTGTTTTCTTGTGGTATATCCCAAATCTATGGACTCCAGGGACTGTGTCAGCCACTGCGTACAGGCCTGTGAAGAAATCCAGAAAAATATGAAGGACATCACAATGGGGGATATCTCCTTTGGCATCAGCCTTGCACAGACGGACCCCTATTCTGTGAACATGTCGTATAAGCAGGCGGTGGAGGCATGTGAGCAGTGTGTATATATGGGGGAGGATTCCAGTATTCTGGAGTATACGGATGTTGCCGATGTGAGGATGAATACATGGAATATCACCGAGGGGGAACGAAAACGGCTTTTTTCAGAGGTGGCAAGAGGAAACATTGAGACAGCTAAAAATTTTGCTGGACAGATATTTGAGGGCTGTGATGACTTGGATGTTATGAGGTATGCGGCTATGGAACTGCTGATAAGCTGTTTCCAATATCTCGGCCACGAATCACAGAGGTTCAGATCTGCTGTGGAGAAGACATCTGTGCTGACAGAGAGTATTGAAAAAATGTATTCCTGCCATTCACGCCGTGATCTGCTGGAATACCTGAAGAAATCCATAAGCTTCCTGGCTGACCAGAACAGAGGTGTGAAGCTGGACCGGAACCAGCAGACAGCACAGCGCATTTTAAAATATATCGAAGAGCACTACAGGGAAGATCTTTCCCTGGATTCCCTTGCCGAATATTTTAAGATCAGCAAGACTTACATCAACCGGCTGTTGAAAAATAATACAGGAAAGAGTTTTTTGGAGATCCTGCTGGACTGCAGACTTGTAAAAGCAGAGCAGCTCATTTCCGAGAACCGCTATAAAATATATGAGGTGGCGGAGATGGTAGGATATCATGATCTGAGTTACTTTATTCGTGTCTTTAAGAAAAAATATGGCGTGACGCCCAATGTGTACCGCAGGATTTAG
- a CDS encoding carbohydrate ABC transporter permease, whose protein sequence is MQKSFGRKKVIMMFLLPAFMVYTLFVVVSVVWAGYYSLFDWSGVGEKTFLGLKNYLQLFTNDPTFWATVAHTLIYTVICVLIQVFGGLLFAIFLSRVTKFRAGLQTLYYVPVVISSVAICQIFTKLLSVTPPGVINSVLGFFNQDLLYMEWISNDSLSLLVAAFVEGYKYLGLYMVIFYAALIGVPKELEEAAIMDGTNVIQLYRHVKIPYIRPVIIANCVLVLNGSLRSFDISFLLTKGGPGNSSELMSTYMYKQAFSSMKYGYGSAVAMAIVAICLMVGFVFRRVTERGEEA, encoded by the coding sequence ATGCAAAAATCGTTTGGACGTAAAAAAGTGATCATGATGTTCCTGCTGCCGGCATTTATGGTGTACACCTTGTTTGTGGTAGTCTCTGTTGTCTGGGCAGGATATTACAGCCTTTTTGACTGGAGCGGCGTAGGGGAAAAGACCTTCTTAGGACTGAAGAATTACCTGCAGCTTTTTACAAATGACCCCACGTTTTGGGCAACGGTTGCACACACATTGATCTATACAGTGATCTGTGTTCTGATACAGGTATTCGGCGGACTGCTGTTTGCCATCTTTTTGAGCAGAGTGACAAAATTCAGGGCAGGACTGCAGACGTTATATTATGTACCTGTGGTGATCTCTTCCGTGGCGATCTGCCAGATATTTACAAAGCTGCTGTCTGTCACACCGCCCGGAGTTATCAACTCGGTATTGGGATTTTTTAACCAGGATCTCCTCTATATGGAGTGGATCTCCAATGACTCCCTCTCCCTTCTGGTTGCGGCATTTGTGGAGGGATATAAGTACCTCGGGCTTTATATGGTTATTTTTTATGCGGCTCTTATTGGAGTTCCGAAGGAACTGGAGGAAGCAGCGATCATGGACGGCACCAATGTGATACAGCTTTACAGACATGTGAAGATTCCCTATATCAGACCTGTTATCATTGCCAACTGTGTGCTGGTGTTGAACGGCTCCCTGCGCTCTTTTGATATTTCGTTCCTTCTGACAAAGGGCGGTCCCGGAAATTCATCGGAGCTGATGTCTACCTATATGTATAAGCAGGCATTTTCCAGTATGAAATACGGTTACGGAAGCGCAGTGGCCATGGCAATCGTGGCGATCTGTCTGATGGTTGGGTTTGTGTTCAGAAGAGTTACGGAAAGAGGTGAGGAAGCATGA
- a CDS encoding ABC transporter substrate-binding protein yields MKAKKIAALALAGVMAFSTLLAGCGGESASQTGETGKKTSDSTEKSSGERKKITALLRCSETSTKYIILKKLLTEFSEEKGLEAPEFELVSSDADYVTKLQLYINSNALPDIYGCANGALSSAAKDIDAIVNIGDELERIGMKGDMNGAVYDFFKDAEDGNVYLFPESLNCEFFLYRKDIFEKYSLDVPKTWDDFLDVCKTLKEKEEIPLIVAGKENWQLMRYLSFAPWRMTKDQFIMDYIGQKETFSENTSAKEGVDLLYTLGTEGYFQGGFLSTDYTAATDLFFGGTGCMWYSGSGQISQASEMYSKGELGFFPVPDVQGQENMETNIPIHGGFGTAFNAQTYDDTMKEFFQYMCENYSDSCYNDAKVFSPFNDEIPEGLDQMFYDLQPLFETATDAWVSWDDKLDSATLTNLVDEQQKLAQGKEKPEEFEAAADQFIINNSK; encoded by the coding sequence ATGAAAGCAAAAAAAATCGCGGCATTGGCACTGGCCGGAGTGATGGCATTTTCCACACTGCTTGCAGGATGCGGGGGAGAGAGTGCTTCACAGACAGGAGAAACAGGAAAAAAGACATCGGATTCCACAGAGAAATCTTCGGGGGAACGGAAAAAGATCACAGCGCTTCTCCGGTGCAGTGAGACGTCCACAAAGTATATTATCCTGAAAAAGCTGCTGACTGAATTCAGTGAGGAAAAGGGACTTGAGGCACCTGAATTTGAGCTTGTGAGCAGCGATGCGGACTATGTGACAAAGCTTCAGCTCTATATTAACAGCAATGCGCTGCCAGATATTTATGGATGCGCCAACGGCGCGCTCTCCAGTGCGGCAAAGGATATTGATGCGATCGTGAATATTGGAGATGAACTGGAACGTATCGGCATGAAAGGGGATATGAACGGAGCTGTGTACGACTTTTTTAAGGATGCGGAAGACGGCAATGTATATCTGTTTCCCGAGAGCTTGAACTGTGAGTTCTTCCTGTACAGAAAGGACATTTTTGAAAAATACAGTCTGGATGTTCCTAAGACGTGGGATGATTTCCTGGATGTCTGCAAGACTTTAAAGGAGAAGGAGGAGATTCCTCTCATTGTGGCAGGAAAAGAGAACTGGCAGCTTATGAGATACCTCTCTTTCGCGCCGTGGCGTATGACAAAAGACCAGTTTATTATGGATTACATTGGTCAGAAAGAGACATTTTCTGAAAATACATCGGCAAAAGAGGGTGTGGATCTGCTCTATACACTGGGTACGGAAGGGTATTTCCAGGGTGGATTTCTGAGTACAGATTACACTGCAGCCACTGACCTGTTCTTTGGCGGCACCGGCTGTATGTGGTACAGCGGCTCCGGACAGATTTCCCAGGCAAGTGAGATGTACAGCAAGGGTGAACTTGGATTCTTCCCGGTGCCGGATGTGCAGGGCCAGGAGAATATGGAAACAAATATTCCCATTCACGGCGGGTTCGGAACAGCCTTCAATGCCCAGACTTATGATGACACTATGAAGGAATTTTTCCAGTATATGTGTGAGAATTATTCGGACTCCTGTTATAACGATGCAAAGGTTTTCTCACCTTTCAATGACGAGATCCCGGAAGGATTAGACCAGATGTTCTATGACCTGCAGCCTCTGTTCGAGACAGCTACAGACGCTTGGGTATCCTGGGATGACAAACTGGATTCAGCTACCCTTACAAACCTGGTGGATGAGCAGCAGAAATTAGCGCAGGGAAAGGAAAAGCCTGAGGAATTTGAGGCAGCAGCAGACCAGTTTATCATCAATAACAGTAAATAA